One window of Haemorhous mexicanus isolate bHaeMex1 chromosome 16, bHaeMex1.pri, whole genome shotgun sequence genomic DNA carries:
- the LOC132334989 gene encoding serine/threonine-protein kinase pim-1-like, giving the protein MPDELRPCPIGTPEYSPPEWILFGCYHGQPATIWSLGILLYELVCGHLPFHTNEDIIRGQLCFPARVSQECQHLIRWCLCMDPTDRPSLEDVFEHSWLQEPCLAQETAEMHPCAQ; this is encoded by the exons atGCCTGATGAGCTGCGCCCGTGTCCCATAGGAACGCCGGAGTACAGCCCACCAGAGTGGATCCTCTTTGGCTGCTACCATGGCCAGCCAGCCACCATCTGGTCCTTGGGCATCCTGCTCTATGAGCTGGTCTGCGGGCACCTTCCTTTCCACACCAATGAGGACATCATCCGGGGCCAGCTTTGCTTCCCCGCCCGAGTGTCTCAAG agtGCCAGCACCTCATCAGGTGGTGTTTATGCATGGACCCCACAGACAGACCATCACTGGAGGACGTTTTTGAGCATtcttggctgcaggagccctgtcTGGCCCAGGAGACAGCAGAGATGCATCCCTGTGCACAGTAG